In one Gossypium hirsutum isolate 1008001.06 chromosome D09, Gossypium_hirsutum_v2.1, whole genome shotgun sequence genomic region, the following are encoded:
- the LOC121220780 gene encoding probable ascorbate-specific transmembrane electron transporter 1: MEGFVGVQCANAKHSGNSTSISHEYRLHCLGSHYELQVIASVEEVKKVVHLVLHDVIALILGIIGIYAAFKYHNESSIANLYSLHSWLGIGIIVLYGIQLKFKVIDPFKPSVLKHAYPAGLRRESLPWHVVVGLFVYILAVANAAIGFLEKLTFLESSGLAKYGAEAYLVNFTAIVTILYGALVIFIVFSKAPQDDDFSYIILCYIYNISLYLMNIGYVRVNIVKAVVI; this comes from the exons ATGGAAGGTTTTGTGGGGGTGCAATGTGCAAATGCCAAGCACTCTGGGAATTCAACATCTATTTCTCATGAAT ATCGGCTTCATTGTCTTGGGAG CCATTATGAGCTACAAGTCATTGCCTCTGTGGAAGAAGTCAAGAAAGTAGTACATCTTGTGCTTCATGATGTCATTGCATTGATTCTGGGTATTATTGGGATCTATGCGGCATTCAAGTATCATAATGAGAGTTCAATAGCTAATCTCTACAGCTTGCATTCTTGGCTTGGGATTGGAATCATTGTCCTCTATGGCATTCAG TTGAAATTTAAAGTGATTGATCCTTTTAAACCTAGTGTCCTTAAGCATGCTTACC CGGCCGGATTAAGAAGAGAATCGCTTCCTTGGCACGTCGTGGTGGGGCTTTTTGTATACATCTTGGCTGTCGCCAACGCCGCCATTGGGTTCCTGGAAAAGCTTACGTTCCTTGAGAGCTCTGGCCTTGCTAAATATGGTGCCGAAGCCTACCTTGTTAACTTCACTGCTATCGTCACAATTTTATATGGAGCCTTAGTTATATTTATTGTTTTCTCCAAGGCTCCTCAAGATGACGACTTCAGctatataattttatgttatatCTATAATATATCTTTGTATTTGATGAATATTGGATATGTTAGAGTTAATATAGTCAAAGCAGTTGTAATATAG